One window from the genome of Salvelinus fontinalis isolate EN_2023a chromosome 3, ASM2944872v1, whole genome shotgun sequence encodes:
- the tmem167b gene encoding protein kish-B: MTNVYSFDGIVVFGLLFICTCAYLKKVPRLNSWLLSEKKGVWGVFYKAAVIGTRLHHAVAITCLSMALYLVFLK, from the exons ATGACAAATG TGTACTCGTTCGATGGGATTGTGGTGTTTGGGCTTCTGTTCATATGTACGTGTGCGTACCTCAAGAAGGTACCTCGCCTAAACAGTTGGCTACTTTCTGAGAAGAAGGGAGTGTGGGGGGTGTTCTATAAAG CTGCAGTGATTGGGACCAGACTCCACCATGCTGTGGCTATAACCTGTCTGTCGATGGCATTGTACCTGGTCTTCTTAAAGTGA